The following are encoded in a window of Saccharothrix longispora genomic DNA:
- a CDS encoding 3'-5' exonuclease has protein sequence MYREEVPAHLMTVAQLRSSGRRPRDPGVASGWLERVFEGDVWRTPLYDARSARPLPAPARPPAPPSTASVTAPSSRAGAAAWARDVLRARDAVVLDTELTDFAGRVIEVAVLSVDGTVLLSTLVDPAGAPINPHAQRKHGISPAVLAGAPTMAQVWPRLEEALRDKVVIAWNAPFDQARLRDEHQRVVGAAALPEWLARPWECAMRRHAAWVGESNGRGSGYRNHKLEGGHRAEGDCRAVLDRLRQMASTTPGGAARVEPAPVDESDGEHHHHWQGTRQGTALDDWIRIAPGRICGEIAGAADGGPSEDDGVDAFYGVDHTARCVPDAVCRTVLRLADGDRFDEAMRLVEEHVLAP, from the coding sequence GTCGGGGAGGCGACCGCGCGACCCCGGTGTCGCCAGTGGGTGGCTGGAGCGGGTGTTCGAGGGCGACGTGTGGCGCACGCCGCTCTACGACGCGCGGTCGGCCAGGCCGTTGCCGGCTCCCGCCCGACCCCCGGCACCCCCGTCGACCGCGTCGGTCACCGCCCCGTCGTCACGGGCCGGGGCCGCCGCGTGGGCCCGTGACGTCCTGCGGGCCCGTGACGCGGTGGTGCTGGACACCGAGCTGACCGACTTCGCGGGCCGCGTCATCGAGGTCGCCGTGCTGTCCGTCGACGGCACCGTGCTGCTGAGCACCCTGGTCGATCCCGCGGGCGCGCCGATCAACCCCCACGCGCAGCGCAAGCACGGCATCTCCCCGGCCGTGCTGGCAGGTGCGCCGACGATGGCGCAGGTGTGGCCGCGGCTGGAGGAGGCCCTGCGGGACAAGGTGGTGATCGCGTGGAACGCCCCCTTCGACCAGGCGCGGTTGCGCGACGAGCACCAGCGGGTCGTCGGCGCCGCCGCGCTGCCCGAGTGGTTGGCACGGCCGTGGGAGTGCGCGATGCGCCGGCACGCCGCCTGGGTCGGCGAGTCGAACGGCCGGGGCAGCGGGTATCGCAACCACAAGCTGGAGGGCGGCCACCGCGCCGAGGGCGACTGCCGGGCCGTGCTGGACCGGCTGCGGCAGATGGCGTCCACGACGCCGGGTGGGGCCGCCCGGGTCGAACCGGCGCCGGTCGACGAGTCGGACGGCGAGCACCACCACCACTGGCAGGGCACCCGGCAGGGCACGGCTCTGGACGACTGGATCAGGATCGCGCCGGGGCGGATCTGCGGCGAGATCGCCGGAGCCGCGGACGGCGGCCCCTCCGAGGACGACGGGGTGGATGCCTTCTACGGCGTCGACCACACCGCCCGCTGCGTGCCCGACGCCGTGTGCCGGACCGTCCTGCGGCTGGCCGACGGGGATCGGTTCGACGAGGCGATGCGGCTGGTCGAGGAGCACGTCCTCGCGCCGTGA
- a CDS encoding DUF4233 domain-containing protein: protein MTTPAAPSPPPAPKKDPMKSFRGIMAGTLVLEAIVVALALPVVAKLGGGIGTGTGYLVLGLIVAFIATCAVLKRGWAVYVIVALHVVMIASWFALTALGAIGIVFSLVWVYLLWLRRDVAKRMAEGRLPSQQPSEKQ, encoded by the coding sequence GTGACCACCCCGGCCGCCCCGTCCCCGCCCCCCGCGCCGAAGAAGGACCCCATGAAGTCCTTCCGGGGCATCATGGCGGGCACGCTCGTCCTGGAGGCGATCGTCGTCGCCCTGGCGCTGCCCGTGGTGGCCAAGCTGGGTGGCGGCATCGGCACGGGCACCGGCTACCTCGTGCTCGGTCTGATCGTCGCGTTCATCGCCACCTGCGCCGTCCTCAAGCGCGGGTGGGCGGTGTACGTGATCGTCGCGCTGCACGTGGTGATGATCGCGTCGTGGTTCGCGCTGACCGCCCTGGGCGCGATCGGCATCGTCTTCTCGCTGGTGTGGGTGTACCTGCTGTGGCTGCGGCGGGACGTGGCGAAGCGCATGGCGGAAGGCCGCCTGCCCAGCCAGCAGCCCTCGGAGAAGCAGTAG